One genomic window of Cupriavidus malaysiensis includes the following:
- a CDS encoding NAD-glutamate dehydrogenase, with product MLPQQEDKVAQRLDALIEFARGRLPQATAPVVEPFLRHYYDLSDAEDLLQRDVADLYGAAMAHWQTARKFVSGTARLRVYNPRLEEHGWHSDHTVVEIVNDDMPFLVDSVTMEVNRQGLSLHSALHPVFRVWRDAHGAIARVSLGTADAGGATEASRLESFIHFEIDRCSEAAQLEALRTGVARILGDVRAAVDDWPAMQDTARATIATMAGAADAATPYAAEARAFLQWMIDDHFCFLGQRDYQLISQDGRYFLRGLPDSGSGILRPSLRDPAAEELTPLPAAASTIIAGDSPIFLTKANSRATVHRPGYLDYIGIKLLDADGNLFGERRFVGLYTSTAYMVSSGEIPLVRRKCANILQRAGFLARGHLYKSLTTILEQYPRDDLFQADEEELYVNALGILRLQEHQRVRLFVRRDRFDRFVSCLVFVPRDRYNTDLRQRLQKLLVEAFNGQGCEFTPLLSEAPLARIQMIVRGAPGTMPQVDTAELEARIVQATRRWQDDLADALLAASGEAAGNRLLRRYAEAFPAGYREDYPARSAVRDVELAEAASHGNGLAMNLYRPIEAPAGMLRLKVYHVGAPIALSHSLPLLEHLGVRVNDERPYRIEPAGAAPLWMHDFGLELADGAESGSGRAAEGLDLHIDRVKALFEDAFAQAWDGRIESDDLNRLVLRAELAARDVTILRAYAKYLRQAGAPFSNAYMERALTGNPEIAARLVTLFITRFDPAGPETARAERCQQLLEAIDSALDQVPSLDEDRILRMFLGVIEATVRTNHFQRGADGLAHPYLSVKLDPSRVPGLPEPRPMFEIWVYSPRVEGVHLRGGRVARGGLRWSDRREDFRTEVLGLMKAQMVKNTVIVPVGSKGGFVVKRPPPPSERDAWLQEGVACYQLFLRGLLDLTDNLAGGAVVPPADVVRLDTDDPYLVVAADKGTASFSDYANAISAEYGFWLGDAFASGGSVGYDHKKMAITARGAWESVKRHFREMGVDTQNNDFTVVGIGDMSGDVFGNGMLLSPHIQLVAAFDHRHIFLDPAPDPASSLQERERLFALPRSSWADYDSRLISAGGGVYPRSAKAIALSPQVRAALGTEATSLSPAELIHAILLAPVDLLYNGGIGTYVKASSETHQQVGDRTNDAVRVNGADLRCKVVGEGGNLGFTQLGRIEFARRGGRINTDAIDNSAGVDCSDHEVNIKILLGLVVADGEMTEKQRNKLLAEMTEEVGQLVLQDNYFQTQALSVASRYAAELLGPEARLIRSLERAGRLNRPLEFLPSDDDIAQRKAAGAGLTTPERAVLLAYSKMWLYDALLASEVPDDPLAVGLLVDYFPQPLRERYRDTMAHHPLRREILSTHLTNLLINRIGATFVHHVMEETDAAAADIVRACMIARRVFGLEPLWQEIDALDNRVPDAQQAQMFAAVARLMARAALWLLRHLRNGAGLPAGSAERFASAAAWLTPQLPALLDEAGAAALAERRQALLDAGVGGELALRVAAGEISAAALDIAEVAADTGRDLAVAAGAYFALDALLSFGWLRDRALALPVDTRWDLLARTSMLEDLSRLRRVLTASVLSQPHEPDTPEALIAAWRANRQERLEHYAQMLAEQRASGAGGLSVLSVAVREIGLLERC from the coding sequence ATGCTGCCGCAACAAGAAGACAAGGTCGCACAACGCCTGGATGCGCTGATCGAGTTCGCGCGCGGGCGCCTGCCCCAGGCCACGGCGCCGGTGGTCGAGCCGTTCCTGCGCCACTACTATGACCTCAGCGACGCGGAGGATCTGCTGCAGCGCGACGTGGCCGACCTCTACGGCGCGGCCATGGCCCACTGGCAGACTGCACGCAAGTTCGTCTCGGGCACGGCCCGCCTGCGCGTCTACAACCCCCGGCTGGAGGAGCACGGCTGGCACTCCGACCACACCGTGGTGGAGATCGTCAACGACGACATGCCCTTCCTGGTCGACTCGGTGACGATGGAAGTCAATCGCCAGGGGCTGTCATTGCATTCCGCGCTGCATCCGGTCTTCCGCGTCTGGCGCGACGCCCATGGCGCGATCGCCCGCGTCAGCCTGGGCACCGCCGATGCCGGCGGCGCGACGGAGGCATCGCGCCTCGAATCGTTCATCCACTTCGAGATCGACCGCTGCAGCGAGGCGGCACAGCTCGAGGCCTTGCGCACCGGCGTCGCACGCATCCTCGGCGACGTGCGCGCCGCGGTCGACGACTGGCCGGCCATGCAGGACACGGCACGTGCGACCATCGCGACCATGGCAGGCGCCGCCGACGCCGCCACGCCATATGCCGCCGAGGCACGCGCCTTCCTGCAGTGGATGATCGACGACCATTTCTGCTTCCTCGGCCAGCGCGACTACCAGTTGATCAGCCAGGACGGGCGCTACTTCCTGCGCGGCCTGCCGGACTCCGGCTCCGGCATCCTGCGCCCCAGCCTGCGCGACCCGGCTGCCGAAGAGCTGACGCCGCTGCCGGCGGCAGCCTCCACCATCATTGCCGGCGACTCGCCGATCTTCCTCACCAAGGCCAATTCGCGCGCCACCGTGCACCGCCCCGGCTACCTCGACTACATCGGCATCAAGCTGCTCGATGCCGACGGCAATCTGTTCGGCGAGCGCCGCTTCGTCGGCCTGTACACCTCCACGGCCTATATGGTCTCCAGCGGCGAGATTCCGCTGGTGCGCCGCAAGTGCGCCAACATCCTGCAGCGCGCCGGCTTCCTGGCACGCGGGCACCTGTACAAGTCCCTCACCACCATCCTCGAGCAATATCCACGCGACGACCTGTTCCAGGCCGACGAGGAAGAGCTGTACGTCAACGCGCTGGGCATCCTGCGGCTGCAGGAACACCAACGGGTTCGACTGTTCGTGCGCCGCGACCGCTTCGACCGTTTCGTCTCCTGCCTGGTCTTCGTGCCGCGCGATCGCTATAACACGGACCTGCGCCAGCGCCTGCAGAAGCTGCTGGTCGAAGCCTTCAACGGCCAGGGCTGCGAATTCACGCCGTTGCTGTCGGAAGCACCGCTGGCGCGCATCCAGATGATCGTGCGCGGCGCGCCCGGCACCATGCCGCAGGTCGACACCGCCGAACTCGAAGCCCGTATCGTGCAGGCCACGCGCCGCTGGCAGGACGACCTTGCCGACGCCCTGCTCGCCGCCAGCGGCGAGGCCGCCGGCAACCGGCTGCTGCGCCGCTATGCCGAGGCCTTCCCCGCCGGCTACCGCGAGGACTACCCGGCGCGCAGCGCAGTACGCGATGTCGAGCTGGCCGAAGCCGCCAGCCATGGCAACGGGCTGGCGATGAACCTGTACCGCCCGATCGAGGCTCCGGCCGGCATGCTTCGGCTCAAGGTCTACCATGTCGGCGCGCCGATCGCGCTGTCGCACAGCCTGCCGCTGCTGGAACACCTCGGCGTGCGCGTCAACGATGAACGCCCCTACCGCATCGAGCCGGCCGGCGCGGCGCCGCTCTGGATGCACGACTTCGGCCTGGAGCTCGCCGACGGCGCGGAAAGCGGAAGCGGTCGCGCCGCCGAGGGGCTCGACCTGCATATCGATCGTGTCAAGGCCCTGTTCGAGGATGCCTTCGCCCAGGCCTGGGACGGACGCATCGAAAGCGACGACCTGAACCGCCTGGTGCTGCGCGCCGAGCTGGCAGCGCGCGACGTCACCATCCTGCGCGCCTATGCCAAGTACCTGCGCCAGGCCGGCGCGCCGTTCAGCAACGCCTACATGGAACGCGCGCTGACCGGCAATCCGGAGATCGCGGCGCGGCTGGTCACGCTCTTCATCACCCGCTTCGACCCGGCCGGGCCCGAGACGGCACGCGCCGAACGCTGCCAACAGTTGCTGGAGGCAATCGACAGTGCGCTGGACCAGGTTCCCAGCCTCGACGAGGACCGCATCCTGCGCATGTTCCTCGGCGTGATCGAAGCCACCGTGCGCACCAACCACTTCCAGCGCGGCGCCGATGGCCTGGCCCACCCCTACTTGTCGGTCAAGCTGGACCCCTCCCGCGTGCCGGGCCTGCCCGAGCCCCGCCCGATGTTCGAGATCTGGGTCTACTCACCACGCGTGGAAGGCGTGCACCTGCGCGGCGGCCGCGTCGCGCGTGGCGGCCTGCGCTGGTCGGACCGGCGCGAGGACTTCCGCACCGAGGTGCTCGGCCTGATGAAGGCGCAGATGGTCAAGAACACAGTGATCGTACCGGTCGGCTCCAAGGGCGGCTTCGTCGTCAAGCGTCCGCCACCGCCCAGCGAGCGCGACGCCTGGCTGCAGGAAGGCGTGGCCTGCTACCAGCTGTTCCTGCGCGGCCTGCTCGACCTGACCGACAATCTTGCCGGCGGCGCGGTCGTCCCGCCAGCCGATGTGGTCCGCCTGGACACCGACGACCCCTACCTGGTCGTCGCCGCCGACAAAGGCACAGCCAGCTTCTCCGACTACGCCAATGCGATCTCGGCCGAATACGGCTTCTGGCTGGGCGATGCCTTCGCCTCCGGCGGCTCGGTCGGCTACGACCACAAGAAGATGGCCATCACTGCGCGCGGCGCCTGGGAATCCGTCAAGCGCCACTTCCGCGAGATGGGCGTCGACACGCAGAACAACGACTTCACCGTGGTCGGCATCGGCGACATGTCGGGCGATGTGTTCGGCAACGGCATGCTGCTGTCGCCGCATATCCAACTGGTGGCCGCCTTCGACCATCGCCATATCTTTCTCGATCCCGCCCCGGATCCGGCGTCCAGCCTGCAGGAGCGCGAGCGCCTGTTCGCGCTGCCGCGCTCGAGCTGGGCGGACTACGACAGCCGCCTGATCTCCGCCGGCGGCGGCGTGTATCCGCGCAGCGCCAAGGCGATCGCGCTGTCGCCCCAGGTACGGGCCGCGCTCGGCACCGAAGCCACCTCCCTGTCGCCGGCCGAGCTGATCCATGCCATCCTGCTGGCGCCGGTCGACCTGCTCTACAACGGCGGCATCGGCACCTACGTCAAGGCGAGCAGCGAGACGCACCAGCAGGTGGGTGACCGCACCAACGACGCGGTACGGGTCAATGGTGCCGACCTGCGCTGCAAGGTGGTCGGCGAAGGTGGCAATCTCGGCTTCACCCAGCTCGGCCGCATCGAGTTCGCCCGCCGCGGCGGGCGCATCAATACCGATGCCATCGACAATTCCGCCGGAGTCGACTGCTCCGACCACGAGGTCAATATCAAGATCCTGCTCGGCCTGGTGGTGGCCGACGGCGAGATGACCGAGAAGCAGCGCAACAAGCTGCTGGCAGAGATGACCGAGGAAGTCGGGCAACTGGTGCTGCAGGATAACTACTTCCAGACCCAGGCGCTGTCGGTCGCCAGCCGCTATGCGGCCGAGCTGCTGGGTCCGGAGGCCCGGCTGATCCGCTCCCTGGAGCGCGCCGGCCGCCTCAACCGCCCGCTGGAGTTTCTCCCTTCCGACGACGACATCGCCCAGCGCAAGGCCGCCGGCGCGGGGCTCACCACGCCGGAGCGCGCCGTGCTGCTGGCCTACAGCAAGATGTGGCTGTACGACGCGCTGCTGGCCTCGGAGGTGCCGGACGACCCGCTGGCCGTCGGCTTGCTGGTGGACTACTTCCCGCAGCCGCTGCGCGAGCGCTATCGCGACACCATGGCACACCATCCGCTGCGGCGCGAGATCCTGTCGACCCACCTGACCAACCTGCTGATCAACCGGATCGGCGCGACCTTCGTGCACCACGTGATGGAGGAAACCGACGCGGCGGCGGCCGATATCGTGCGTGCCTGCATGATCGCGCGCCGCGTGTTCGGGCTCGAGCCGCTCTGGCAGGAGATCGATGCGCTCGACAATCGCGTGCCCGATGCCCAGCAGGCGCAGATGTTCGCCGCCGTGGCCCGCCTGATGGCACGTGCGGCCCTTTGGCTGCTGCGCCACCTGCGCAACGGAGCCGGCCTGCCGGCCGGCAGCGCGGAACGCTTCGCCAGCGCCGCGGCATGGCTGACGCCGCAGTTGCCGGCACTGCTGGACGAGGCCGGTGCGGCCGCCCTGGCCGAGCGCCGCCAGGCGCTGCTCGATGCCGGCGTGGGCGGAGAACTGGCCTTGCGCGTCGCGGCGGGGGAAATCAGTGCTGCGGCGCTGGACATTGCGGAAGTGGCGGCGGACACCGGGCGCGACCTCGCGGTCGCCGCCGGCGCGTATTTCGCGCTCGATGCCCTGCTCAGCTTCGGCTGGCTGCGCGATCGCGCGCTGGCGCTGCCGGTGGACACGCGCTGGGACCTGCTGGCACGCACCTCGATGCTGGAAGACCTGAGCAGACTGCGGCGCGTGCTGACCGCCAGCGTGCTATCGCAACCACACGAGCCGGACACGCCGGAAGCGCTGATCGCTGCCTGGCGGGCCAACCGGCAGGAACGGCTCGAGCACTACGCGCAGATGCTCGCCGAACAACGCGCCAGCGGTGCCGGCGGACTGTCTGTGCTGTCGGTCGCGGTGCGCGAGATCGGATTGCTGGAGCGGTGCTGA
- a CDS encoding 2-hydroxyacid dehydrogenase gives MKPRLLQHGRLPDALEARLAAQYDVHPFWQERDPAAFLAAHGHEFVALTTRAAHGADAGLIGALPALRVISSFGVGLDKIDLEAARARGIAVGFTPDVLNDCVADAAFALLMDVARGISAADRFVRRGDWPRAAFPLSTRVSGKRLGIVGMGRIGKVIARRSQGFDMEVRYHTRGPADGVPYAHEPSLEALARWSDFLVIATAGGPQTRGLVSASVIEALGPQGFLINIARGSVVDEEALVRALAAGRLGGAGLDVFAHEPEVPDALLGLDNVVLLPHIASNTRETRQAMADLVERNLAHFFQHGKVREAAI, from the coding sequence ATGAAACCCCGTTTGTTGCAGCACGGCAGACTGCCTGACGCGCTCGAGGCGCGCCTGGCGGCGCAATACGATGTCCATCCCTTCTGGCAGGAGCGCGATCCGGCCGCCTTTCTCGCCGCGCATGGCCACGAGTTCGTGGCGCTGACCACGCGCGCGGCGCACGGCGCGGATGCCGGGTTGATCGGTGCCTTGCCCGCCCTGCGCGTGATCTCGAGCTTCGGCGTCGGCCTGGACAAGATCGACCTGGAGGCGGCGCGCGCGCGCGGCATCGCGGTCGGCTTCACGCCCGATGTCCTCAACGACTGCGTCGCCGATGCCGCCTTCGCGCTGCTGATGGACGTGGCGCGCGGCATCAGCGCGGCCGACCGCTTCGTGCGGCGCGGCGACTGGCCGCGCGCGGCGTTCCCGCTGAGCACGCGGGTCAGCGGCAAGCGGCTGGGCATCGTCGGCATGGGCCGCATCGGCAAGGTGATCGCGCGCCGTTCGCAGGGTTTCGACATGGAGGTCCGCTACCACACCCGCGGGCCGGCAGATGGCGTCCCGTATGCGCATGAGCCATCGCTGGAGGCGCTGGCGCGCTGGTCTGACTTCCTGGTCATCGCCACCGCCGGCGGGCCGCAGACGCGCGGCCTGGTCTCGGCGTCGGTGATCGAGGCGCTCGGTCCGCAGGGCTTCCTCATCAACATCGCACGCGGCAGCGTGGTCGACGAAGAGGCGCTGGTGCGCGCACTGGCAGCAGGCCGGCTGGGCGGTGCCGGGCTCGATGTCTTCGCGCACGAACCCGAGGTGCCGGATGCCTTGCTCGGCCTGGACAACGTCGTGCTGCTGCCGCATATCGCCAGCAACACGCGCGAGACACGGCAGGCCATGGCGGACCTGGTGGAACGGAATCTCGCGCACTTTTTCCAGCATGGCAAGGTGCGCGAAGCGGCCATCTGA
- a CDS encoding Bug family tripartite tricarboxylate transporter substrate binding protein, with translation MKYIGLQMGRMARGAAVLAAICAALAALPARMAAAAEAWPARPVTIILPFAPGGGTDLATRLVAQRLSQLWGQPVVVDNRPGAAGNVGLELAARARPDGYTLVSGNAGTQAANRWLYKKLNYQPDAFVPVSLMAELPFVLVVTEKLPAASARELVALAKARPGKLTFASSGQGGTPHLTAEIFEAATGAEMLHVPYKGGGAAMGDLIAGNVDMLFASILETAGHVKAGKLRALAVTGKVRSPVLPGVPTLAEAGIGGAESGSWAGLLAPPGTPQAIVDKIADGVRQAVADPQVRARLLEQGAIPVGSTPAQFAAQIAADSQRFARIIQDRHVSLD, from the coding sequence ATGAAATACATCGGACTGCAGATGGGACGGATGGCGCGCGGCGCAGCCGTGCTGGCGGCAATCTGCGCGGCGCTGGCGGCCTTGCCCGCGCGGATGGCGGCAGCGGCGGAGGCGTGGCCGGCCAGGCCCGTCACCATCATCCTGCCGTTCGCACCGGGCGGCGGCACCGACCTGGCCACGCGGCTGGTGGCGCAGAGGCTGTCGCAGCTGTGGGGGCAGCCGGTGGTGGTCGACAACCGGCCGGGCGCGGCAGGCAACGTCGGGCTGGAGCTGGCTGCGCGTGCCCGTCCCGACGGCTATACCCTGGTATCCGGCAATGCCGGTACCCAGGCGGCCAATCGCTGGCTGTACAAGAAGCTCAACTACCAGCCCGACGCCTTCGTGCCGGTCAGCCTGATGGCGGAACTGCCCTTCGTGCTGGTGGTGACCGAGAAGCTGCCGGCCGCCAGCGCGCGCGAGCTGGTCGCGCTCGCCAAGGCCCGCCCGGGCAAGCTCACCTTCGCCAGCTCGGGGCAGGGCGGCACGCCGCACCTGACGGCGGAGATCTTCGAGGCGGCCACCGGCGCGGAGATGCTGCACGTGCCCTACAAGGGCGGTGGTGCCGCCATGGGCGACCTGATCGCGGGCAATGTCGACATGCTGTTCGCCTCCATCCTGGAAACCGCCGGGCACGTGAAGGCGGGCAAGCTGCGCGCGCTGGCGGTGACGGGCAAGGTGCGATCGCCCGTGCTGCCCGGTGTGCCGACGCTGGCCGAAGCGGGCATCGGCGGCGCGGAGTCGGGCTCCTGGGCCGGCCTGCTGGCGCCGCCGGGCACGCCCCAGGCCATCGTCGACAAGATCGCCGACGGCGTACGGCAGGCCGTGGCGGACCCGCAGGTGCGTGCGCGCCTGCTGGAGCAGGGCGCGATTCCGGTGGGCAGCACGCCGGCGCAGTTCGCCGCGCAGATCGCCGCCGACAGCCAGCGCTTCGCCAGGATCATCCAGGACCGGCATGTGAGCCTGGACTAG
- a CDS encoding ribonuclease activity regulator RraA translates to MSELSQTLRNQLKTVSTATLCTALFKRGLRNQFIQDVRPLNPEAGPMVGEAFTLRYIPAREDLNPITVFQDRNHPQRQAIEQCPPGAVMVIDSRKDARAASAGSILVTRLMQRGGAGIVTDGGFRDSPEIARLGMPAYHQRPSAPTNLTLHQAIDINVPVGCGDVAVFPGDVVVGDGEGVVVIPRHLATEIALEAVEMTAFEDFVTEEVQRGRSIIGLYPPTDERARSDFAAWRAANGR, encoded by the coding sequence ATGAGCGAACTCAGCCAGACCCTGCGCAATCAACTCAAGACCGTCAGCACCGCCACGCTGTGCACCGCGCTGTTCAAGCGCGGCCTGCGCAACCAGTTCATCCAGGACGTGCGGCCGCTGAACCCCGAGGCCGGACCCATGGTCGGCGAGGCCTTCACGCTGCGCTACATTCCCGCGCGCGAAGACCTCAACCCGATCACCGTATTCCAGGACCGCAACCACCCGCAGCGCCAGGCGATCGAGCAGTGCCCGCCCGGTGCGGTGATGGTGATCGACAGCCGCAAGGATGCGCGCGCGGCCTCGGCCGGCTCGATCCTGGTGACGCGGCTGATGCAGCGTGGCGGCGCGGGCATCGTCACCGACGGCGGTTTCCGCGACTCCCCCGAGATCGCACGCCTGGGCATGCCCGCTTACCACCAGCGGCCGTCGGCGCCGACCAACCTGACCCTGCACCAGGCCATCGACATCAATGTGCCGGTGGGCTGTGGCGATGTGGCAGTGTTCCCGGGCGATGTCGTCGTCGGCGATGGCGAGGGCGTGGTGGTGATCCCGCGCCACCTGGCCACGGAGATCGCCCTGGAGGCGGTCGAGATGACCGCGTTCGAGGACTTCGTCACCGAGGAGGTGCAGCGCGGCCGTTCCATCATCGGCCTCTATCCGCCGACAGACGAGCGTGCCCGCAGCGACTTCGCTGCCTGGCGTGCCGCCAACGGCCGCTGA
- the araD gene encoding L-arabinonate dehydratase — translation MTAPKKTPEALRSARWFAPDDLRSFGHRSRIMQMGYAPEEWMGKPVIAILNTWSDLNPCHGHFRQRVEDVKRGVLQAGGFPVELPAISLSESAVKPTTMLYRNLLAIEAEELIRSHPVDGVVLMGGCDKTTPGLLMGATSAGVPAIYVPAGPMLRGNWKGKVLGSGSDAWKLWDERRAGKLSDAEWTGIEGGIARSHGTCMTMGTASTMTAIAEAIGMTLPGASSIPAADANHIRMCSEAGRRIVGMVWEDLVPARIQTRAAFLNAIVVAMAMGCSTNAIIHVIAMARRAGCEIGLDDFDAASRRVPVIANIRPSGDTYLMEDFFYAGGLPALMSRLRGLLDLETLTVTGRTLGENIAGAEVCNDDVIRPLEQALYEEGALAVLKGNIAPDGCVIKPSACERRFFRHTGPALVFDDYPSMKAAIDDEDLDVSADHVLILRNAGPQGGPGMPEWGMLPIPKKLVKQGVRDMLRMSDARMSGTSYGACILHVAPESYIGGPLALVRTGDHITVDIGRRSIHLEVSDEELARRRAQWTPPPPRFERGYGWMFSRHIRQANDGCDFDFLQTDFGAPVGEPSIY, via the coding sequence ATGACCGCACCCAAGAAGACGCCTGAGGCGCTGCGCAGCGCCCGCTGGTTCGCGCCGGACGACCTGCGCTCGTTCGGCCATCGCTCCCGCATCATGCAGATGGGCTACGCGCCCGAGGAGTGGATGGGCAAGCCCGTCATCGCCATCCTGAACACCTGGTCCGACCTGAATCCTTGCCACGGACACTTCAGGCAGCGCGTGGAAGACGTCAAGCGCGGCGTGCTGCAGGCGGGCGGATTCCCGGTCGAGCTGCCGGCCATTTCCTTGTCGGAGAGCGCGGTCAAGCCGACCACCATGCTCTATCGCAACCTGCTGGCGATCGAGGCCGAAGAGCTGATCCGCTCGCATCCGGTCGACGGTGTGGTGCTGATGGGCGGTTGCGACAAGACCACGCCGGGCCTGCTGATGGGTGCCACCAGCGCCGGCGTGCCGGCCATCTATGTGCCGGCCGGGCCGATGCTGCGCGGCAACTGGAAGGGCAAGGTGCTGGGCTCGGGCTCGGATGCCTGGAAATTATGGGACGAGCGCCGTGCCGGCAAGCTCAGCGATGCGGAATGGACCGGCATCGAGGGCGGCATCGCGCGCAGCCACGGTACCTGCATGACGATGGGCACGGCCAGCACGATGACGGCCATCGCCGAAGCCATCGGCATGACGCTGCCGGGCGCGTCCTCGATCCCGGCAGCCGACGCCAACCACATCCGCATGTGCTCTGAGGCGGGCCGGCGCATCGTCGGCATGGTGTGGGAGGACCTGGTGCCGGCGCGCATCCAGACCCGCGCTGCCTTCCTCAATGCCATCGTGGTGGCAATGGCGATGGGCTGCTCGACCAATGCGATCATCCACGTCATCGCCATGGCGCGGCGCGCCGGCTGCGAGATCGGCCTGGACGATTTCGACGCCGCCAGCCGCCGGGTGCCGGTTATCGCCAATATCCGACCCAGCGGCGATACCTACCTGATGGAGGACTTCTTCTATGCCGGCGGCCTGCCGGCGCTGATGAGCCGGCTGCGCGGCCTGCTCGACCTGGAGACGCTCACCGTCACCGGCCGCACCCTGGGCGAGAACATCGCCGGTGCCGAGGTCTGCAACGATGACGTGATCCGGCCGCTCGAACAGGCCCTCTACGAAGAAGGCGCGCTGGCCGTCCTCAAGGGCAATATCGCCCCCGACGGCTGCGTGATCAAGCCGAGCGCCTGCGAGCGCCGCTTCTTCCGCCACACCGGCCCCGCGCTGGTGTTCGACGACTATCCGTCGATGAAGGCGGCGATCGACGACGAGGACCTCGATGTCAGCGCGGACCACGTCCTGATCCTGCGCAATGCGGGCCCTCAGGGCGGGCCGGGGATGCCCGAGTGGGGCATGCTGCCGATCCCCAAGAAGCTGGTCAAGCAGGGCGTACGCGACATGCTGCGGATGTCGGATGCACGCATGAGCGGTACCAGCTATGGCGCCTGCATCCTGCACGTGGCACCCGAGTCGTATATCGGCGGCCCGCTGGCCCTGGTGCGCACCGGCGACCACATCACCGTCGACATCGGACGGCGCAGCATCCATCTCGAGGTCAGCGACGAGGAGCTGGCGCGCCGGCGCGCGCAATGGACGCCGCCGCCGCCGCGCTTCGAGCGCGGCTATGGCTGGATGTTCTCGCGCCATATCCGCCAGGCCAACGACGGCTGCGACTTCGACTTCCTGCAGACCGATTTCGGCGCCCCCGTCGGCGAGCCGAGCATCTACTGA
- a CDS encoding GntR family transcriptional regulator yields the protein MEDTLQSPALAAFQFDRTRHAAPQVFEHLRERIISMALPPGSVLSRADLAAEYGTSQTPVRDALIRLSEEGLVDVFPQHATVVSPISIALAQQAHFLRRSVELEIVRSLAERPDAALVQRLRASLAYQHAMLVAGDFAELSRTDQTFHRQLYDAAEVPDLWLLVRRQSGHLDRLRRLHLPIDDKARAVVEDHMGIVDAIAAGDPAAAQARLRRHLSGTLTNLDDIRARFQDYLR from the coding sequence ATGGAAGACACCCTTCAGTCCCCCGCGCTTGCCGCGTTCCAGTTCGACCGCACGCGCCACGCCGCGCCACAGGTCTTCGAGCACCTGCGCGAACGCATCATCTCGATGGCACTGCCGCCGGGCAGCGTGCTGTCGCGGGCCGACCTGGCCGCCGAGTACGGCACCAGCCAGACACCGGTACGCGATGCGCTGATCCGGCTCAGCGAAGAAGGCCTGGTCGACGTCTTCCCGCAGCACGCGACCGTGGTCAGCCCGATCAGCATCGCGCTGGCACAGCAGGCGCACTTCCTGCGCCGCTCGGTCGAACTGGAGATCGTGCGCAGCCTGGCAGAGCGTCCCGACGCGGCACTGGTGCAGCGCCTGCGCGCCAGTCTCGCCTACCAGCACGCCATGCTGGTGGCGGGCGATTTCGCCGAACTGTCGCGCACCGACCAGACCTTCCATCGCCAGCTCTACGACGCCGCCGAAGTGCCCGACCTGTGGCTGCTGGTGCGCCGCCAGAGCGGCCACCTGGACCGGCTGCGGCGCCTGCATCTGCCCATCGACGACAAGGCGCGCGCGGTGGTCGAGGACCATATGGGCATCGTCGACGCGATCGCCGCGGGCGACCCCGCCGCGGCGCAGGCGCGCCTGCGCCGCCACTTGTCGGGCACCCTGACCAACCTCGACGACATCCGCGCGCGTTTCCAGGACTACTTGCGCTAG
- a CDS encoding 2OG-Fe(II) oxygenase, with protein MSVTPALFEMLEARGWAVCDDSIAPAFRQQLYACSEAAWQAGRFHPARIGRGEAATRDETVRGDSILWLERRHGDAVMDAFMDWAAQLRAELNQRYFLGLRREEFHFSHYPVGTGYRKHFDQHRGSPHRRISLVLYLNPEWDADDGGELAIHAADDDTRESARILPQGGRLVLFRSELIPHAVLPCRRPRRALTGWFRTDAAA; from the coding sequence ATGTCCGTCACCCCCGCCCTGTTCGAAATGCTGGAAGCGCGCGGCTGGGCCGTCTGCGACGACAGCATCGCGCCGGCCTTCAGGCAGCAGCTCTACGCCTGCAGCGAGGCCGCCTGGCAGGCCGGCCGCTTCCATCCCGCGCGCATCGGCCGCGGCGAGGCCGCCACGCGCGACGAGACGGTACGGGGCGATTCCATCCTGTGGCTCGAACGCAGGCACGGCGACGCGGTCATGGACGCGTTCATGGACTGGGCCGCGCAGTTGCGCGCCGAGCTCAACCAGCGCTACTTCCTCGGCCTGCGCCGCGAGGAATTCCATTTCTCCCATTACCCCGTCGGCACCGGCTACCGCAAGCACTTCGACCAGCATCGCGGCAGCCCGCACCGCCGCATCTCGCTGGTGCTGTACCTGAACCCGGAGTGGGATGCGGACGATGGCGGCGAACTGGCCATCCATGCGGCCGATGACGACACGCGCGAAAGCGCGCGCATCCTGCCGCAGGGCGGCCGCCTGGTACTGTTCCGCAGCGAACTGATCCCGCATGCAGTGCTGCCCTGCCGACGCCCGCGGCGCGCGCTGACCGGCTGGTTCCGCACCGACGCCGCCGCCTGA
- a CDS encoding DUF2188 domain-containing protein produces the protein MTAPNIHVVLTAHNGWAVEVEGTDGATSHYPSLLEAVAAGEQKARLDGVELFIHGEDGAVRRHHDFRAKD, from the coding sequence ATGACGGCACCCAACATCCACGTCGTGCTGACCGCGCACAATGGCTGGGCGGTCGAGGTCGAAGGCACGGACGGCGCCACCTCGCACTACCCCTCGCTGCTGGAAGCCGTGGCGGCCGGCGAGCAGAAGGCCAGGCTGGATGGCGTCGAATTGTTCATTCACGGGGAAGATGGCGCCGTGCGCCGCCACCACGATTTCCGCGCGAAAGACTAG